From a region of the Saccharomyces paradoxus chromosome IV, complete sequence genome:
- the KRE2 gene encoding alpha-1,2-mannosyltransferase KRE2 (Alpha1,2-mannosyltransferase of the Golgi~similar to YDR483W), translating into MALFLSKRLLRYTVIAGTVILLLLTLNSNSSTQQYIPTSLSSALDFSSGPILPEQQAISEDTDAEKLRQHALNPEADDDSEAMDEESKALKAAAEQADAPIDAKTTMDYITPSFANKGDKPKACYVTLVRNSELKGLLSSIKYVEDKINKKFPYPWVFLNDEPFTEEFKAAVTKAVSSEVKFGILPKEHWSYPEWINQTKAAEVRADAANQYIYGGSESYRHMCRYQSGFFWRHELLDEYDWYWRVEPDIKLYCDINYDVFKWMQDNEKVYGFTVSIHEYLITIPTLWETSMNFIKENPQYLDENNLMSFLSSDNGKTYNLCHFWSNFEVANLNLWRSPAYRKYFDTLDHQGGFFYERWGDAPVHSIAAALFLPKDKIHYFSDIGYHHPPYDNCPLDKEVYNSNNCECDQGNDFTFQGYSCGKEYYDAQGLVKPKNWKKFRE; encoded by the coding sequence ATGGCCCTCTTTCTCAGTAAGAGACTGTTGAGATATACAGTCATTGCCGGCACGGTTATTCTTCTACTGCTAACATTGAACTCCAATAGTAGCACTCAGCAATATATCCCAACTTCCTTATCTTCTGCACTTGATTTTTCCTCAGGACCTATACTCCCTGAACAGCAGGCTATCTCTGAGGATACCGatgctgaaaaattaagGCAACATGCTTTGAATCCAGAAGCAGACGACGACTCTGAAGCCATGGATGAAGAATCCAAGGCTTTGAAGGCTGCTGCTGAACAGGCAGATGCCCCAATAGACGCTAAAACAACCATGGATTACATTACTCCATCTTTCGCTAACAAAGGTGACAAACCAAAAGCTTGTTACGTCACTTTGGTGAGGAACTCCGAATTGAAAGGTTTGCTAAGCTCCATTAAGTATGTGGAAGACAAAATTAACAAGAAATTTCCATACCCCTGGGTTTTCTTAAACGATGAACCCTTTACCGAAGAGTTCAAGGCAGCGGTCACCAAAGCCGTTTCTTCTGAAGTTAAATTCGGTATTTTGCCCAAGGAACATTGGTCATATCCTGAATGGATTAACCAAACGAAAGCCGCTGAAGTCCGTGCAGATGCTGCCAATCAGTACATATACGGTGGTTCCGAATCTTATAGACACATGTGTCGTTACCAATCTGGGTTTTTCTGGAGACATGAGTTATTAGACGAATACGATTGGTACTGGCGTGTGGAACCAGACATCAAATTGTACTGTGATATTAATTATGACGTTTTCAAGTGGATGCAAGATAACGAAAAAGTTTACGGTTTTACCGTTTCTATTCATGAATATTTAATAACTATCCCAACACTATGGGAAACATCTATGAACTTTATCAAAGAGAACCCGCAATACTTAGATGAGAATAACCTAATGAGTTTTCTTTCGAGCGATAACGGTAAAACATATAATCTGTGTCATTTCTGGTCGAATTTTGAAGTTGCAAACTTGAATTTGTGGAGATCGCCAGCATACAGAAAGTATTTTGACACTTTGGATCATCAAGGTGGATTTTTCTACGAAAGATGGGGTGATGCACCCGTTCATTCTATTGCCGCCGCTTTGTTTTTGCCCAAGGATAAAATCCATTATTTCTCAGATATCGGTTACCATCACCCACCTTATGATAATTGCCCATTGGACAAAGAGGTCTATAACAGTAACAACTGTGAATGTGACCAAGGTAATGATTTCACTTTCCAAGGTTACTCTTGTGGTAAGGAATATTATGATGCTCAAGGATTGGtaaaaccaaaaaattggaaaaaattccGTGAGTAG
- the PHO8 gene encoding alkaline phosphatase PHO8 (Repressible vacuolar alkaline phosphatase~similar to YDR481C), which produces MMTHTLPGEQTRLVPGSNSNSRPKKKRISKRSKIIISTVVFIGLLLVLVQLAFPSSFALRSASHKRKNVIFFVTDGMGPASLSMARSFNQHVHDLPIDDILILDQHFIGSSRTRSSDSLVTDSAAGATAFACALKSYNGAIGVDPHHKPCGTVLEAAKLAGYLTGLVVTTRITDATPASFSSHVDYRWQEDLIATHQLGEYPLGRAVDLLMGGGRSHFYPQGEKVSPYGHHGSRKDGRDLIDEAKSNGWQYVGDRKSFDFLLKSHGDNVTLPLLGLFADNDIPFEIDRDEKEYPSLKEQVIVALNALEKASNEDKDSNGFFLMVEGSRIDHAGHQNDPASQVREVLAFDEAFQYVLEFAEDSNTETVLVSTSDHETGGLVTSRQVTASYPQYVWYPQVLANATHSGEFLKRKLVDFVHEHKGATSKIENFIKHEILEKDLGIYDYADSDLETLIHLGDDANAIQDKLNDMVSFRAQIGWTTHGHSAVDVNIYAYANKKSTWSYVLNNLQGNHENTEIGQFLENYLELNLGEVTDLIRDTKHASDFGATEIASEVSHYDEYYHELSK; this is translated from the coding sequence ATGATGACTCACACATTACCAGGCGAACAGACACGTCTTGTTCCTGGATCGAACTCGAACTCTCgtccaaagaagaaacgGATCTCTAAAAGATCGAAGATAATTATATCCACCGTTGTATTTATTGGTTTGCTGCTGGTTTTAGTGCAACTGGCATTTCCAAGCAGTTTTGCATTACGTTCCGCATCGCATAAGAGGAAGAATGTCATATTCTTCGTCACGGATGGGATGGGACCTGCGTCTTTGTCCATGGCAAGATCGTTCAATCAGCATGTTCACGATTTGCCTATAGATGACATCTTAATACTGGACCAGCATTTTATCGGTTCCTCCAGAACCAGATCCTCGGACTCACTAGTCACTGACTCAGCTGCGGGCGCCACCGCATTTGCATGTGCATTAAAGAGCTATAATGGGGCCATCGGTGTTGATCCGCATCACAAACCTTGTGGTACGGTGCTCGAGGCCGCTAAGTTGGCAGGTTATCTCACTGGGCTTGTGGTAACCACAAGAATCACAGATGCCACTCCAGCTTCATTTAGCTCTCATGTTGATTACAGATGGCAAGAGGATCTTATCGCTACACACCAGTTGGGTGAATATCCTTTAGGAAGAGCGGTAGACTTACTAATGGGTGGGGGTAGAAGCCATTTTTACCCTCAGGGTGAGAAGGTTTCTCCATACGGCCACCATGGTTCTAGGAAAGATGGAAGAGATTTAATTGATGAGGCTAAATCTAACGGCTGGCAGTACGTGGGTGACCGTAaaagttttgattttttgcTAAAAAGCCACGGTGACAACGTTACTTTACCTCTACTGGGTCTCTTTGCAGACAACGATATCCCTTTTGAAATTGACAGAGATGAAAAGGAGTATCCTTCCCTCAAGGAGCAAGTCATTGTGGCTTTGAACGCCTTGGAAAAAGCTTCTAATGAGGACAAAGACTCTAATGGGTTTTTCCTAATGGTGGAAGGCTCCAGGATTGATCACGCTGGCCACCAAAATGACCCAGCTTCACAGGTGAGGGAGGTTTTGGCATTCGATGAGGCATTTCAATACGTTTTAGAATTTGCTGAAGATTCCAACACTGAAACCGTCTTGGTTTCTACATCAGACCATGAAACGGGCGGTTTAGTCACTTCAAGACAAGTCACTGCTAGCTATCCTCAGTATGTTTGGTATCCACAAGTACTTGCCAACGCCACCCATTCAGGtgagtttttgaaaaggaaactgGTAGATTTTGTTCATGAGCATAAAGGCGCAACCAGCAAGatagaaaatttcatcaagCATGAGATCCTGGAAAAGGATTTGGGCATCTACGACTACGCTGATAGCGATTTAGAGACATTAATTCATTTGGGCGACGATGCGAATGCTATTCAAGACAAGCTGAATGACATGGTGTCGTTTAGGGCACAAATTGGCTGGACTACGCATGGTCACAGTGCAGTCGATGTCAACATATATGCATACGCCAATAAGAAATCTACATGGTCATACGTCTTAAACAATCTACAAGGCAACCACGAAAATACTGAAATTGGCCAGTTCTTAGAAAACTACTTAGAATTGAACTTGGGTGAAGTCACTGATTTGATTAGGGACACCAAACACGCGTCAGATTTTGGTGCTACAGAAATAGCTAGTGAAGTATCTCATTATGACGAATACTACCACGAGTTGTCCAAGTGA
- the CWC21 gene encoding U2-type spliceosomal complex subunit CWC21 (Protein involved in RNA splicing by the spliceosome~similar to YDR482C), which translates to MSYNGIGLKSAKGSSTSGHVQRSLASNNRRRLQGSQQQRQQGQNAIKKASHDKANRPLAVQKQMETHMEKREIEVQVSELRDRLEEDESLPEDQIDKRCEALRAKLTSEWQEQQRVSSLYTSRKARLTEEQQGHE; encoded by the coding sequence ATGTCGTACAACGGAATAGGGCTCAAGTCGGCAAAAGGGTCATCTACGTCGGGCCACGTGCAGCGATCACTTGCTAGCAACAATAGGCGCAGACTACAGGGTAGTCAACAGCAACGGCAGCAGGGGCAAAATGCCATTAAAAAGGCCAGCCACGACAAGGCAAACAGGCCTCTTGCTGTGCAGAAACAGATGGAGACCCATATGGAGAAACGTGAGATCGAAGTACAAGTTAGCGAGCTACGGGATCGACTAGAGGAGGACGAATCGCTTCCGGAAGACCAGATTGACAAGAGATGTGAAGCGTTGAGGGCAAAACTGACGAGCGAGTGGCAAGAACAGCAGCGGGTGTCTTCTTTGTACACCTCTCGTAAGGCGCGTCTAACGGAAGAGCAGCAAGGACACGAATAG
- the DIG2 gene encoding Dig2p (MAP kinase-responsive inhibitor of the Ste12p transcription factor~similar to YDR480W) — MSKQEQEDPQQEQRPTVQENDPRNLQRLGMLLVSPGLDEDRLSEKMISKIKKSKDIEKNQKLLISRLSQKEEDHAGKPPAITISSAEKTIPFKPPNHSLKRKRVPPALNFSDIRSSSHLHASKSAPPNITRFPQQKSSLRVRYMGRMAPTAQDYHSPIANSYMAPTYPYPYTGLPPVQCYPYSSTPTHTHAYEGYCSPMYPNPLYNNAIGPADYQAKRKKLASRSPHLDDLASRKRTSLSRHHGGDATTSRTDGDTEYPVPKHSLSEGASLNDDPDDYNDKERSIIGEISLYDDVFKFEVRNNKDDYMKACETIWSEWNNLKK; from the coding sequence ATGAGTAAACAAGAGCAAGAAGACCCACAGCAAGAACAAAGGCCAACCGTTCAGGAAAATGATCCCAGGAACTTGCAGCGACTAGGAATGCTGTTAGTGTCTCCAGGGCTGGATGAAGACAGATTGAGTGAGAAAATGATTtcgaaaatcaaaaaatccaaggatattgaaaaaaatcaaaaactaCTGATATCTAGGCTGTCGCAAAAAGAGGAGGATCATGCTGGTAAGCCTCCTGCCATTACAATTTCTTCTGCAGAAAAAACTATACCTTTTAAACCTCCGAATCATTCtttgaagaggaaaaggGTACCTCCAGCGCTAAATTTTTCTGATATACGATCATCTTCTCATTTGCATGCATCTAAAAGTGCTCCACCAAACATAACGAGGTTCCCACAGCAGAAAAGTAGCCTTAGAGTCAGATATATGGGCAGGATGGCTCCTACGGCTCAGGATTATCATTCTCCGATAGCCAATTCATACATGGCACCAACCTACCCTTATCCATATACTGGTCTGCCACCAGTACAATGCTACCCATATTCTTCAACGCCGACACATACCCACGCATACGAAGGCTATTGTTCCCCGATGTATCCTAACCCCTTGTATAATAATGCTATAGGACCGGCCGATTACCAAGCAAAGCGTAAGAAGCTGGCAAGTAGGTCGCCACACTTGGACGATTTGgcttcaagaaaaagaaccTCCCTCTCCAGACACCACGGCGGAGACGCAACCACAAGTAGGACTGATGGAGACACAGAATACCCTGTCCCAAAGCATTCATTAAGCGAGGGCGCTTCACTTAACGACGATCCCGATGATTACAACGACAAAGAAAGGAGCATTATCGGCGAAATCTCTCTATATGATgatgttttcaaatttgaagttCGCAATAACAAAGATGATTATATGAAAGCGTGTGAAACTATCTGGAGTGAATGGAATAACTTGAAGAAATGA